In a single window of the Nicotiana tomentosiformis chromosome 10, ASM39032v3, whole genome shotgun sequence genome:
- the LOC138900273 gene encoding uncharacterized protein — MTVSEYAIRFSELTRHAPILVPSIRVQVRRFIERLDYDIKICMDRELQIAASFQRVVEIARKIEGVLGEEGESKEAKRSRRSGGFSGFYFSAKTHYSGGSSSLSAQSAHQITRGAPVYSAPPIRDSYSGYSNYSAQTQYEQPRPQRGCYDCGDTMHIMRDCPGLGRGGFHQNTPATSFIPVDTPRAQSARGGGRVGSGCLRGGGPTR, encoded by the coding sequence atgacagtgtcagaatatgccatcaggttcagcgAGTTaacccgtcatgcacctatcttggttccttcAATCAGAGTGcaggtccgcagattcattgagagactcgattatgatattaaaatatgcatggatcGAGAATTGCAAATTGCTGCTTCATTTCAGcgagtagtggagattgcaaggaagattgagggtgttttaggcgaggaaggAGAGTCTAAGGAGGCTAAAAGGTCtagaagatctggagggttcagtggattttactttTCAGCTAAAACCCATTATAGTGGAGGTTCGAGCAGTctgtcagctcagtccgcacatcagattactcggggtgctccagtttatagtgcaccaccgatacgagattcttatagtggttattccaattattcggcacagactcagtacgagcaaccacgacctcagaggggttgttatgattGTGGTGATACTatgcatatcatgagagattgtcccggacttgggaggggtggatttcatcagaacactccagctacaagctttattccagttgatactccacgtgcacagtcagctagaggtggaggacgtGTGGGTAGTgggtgcctaagaggtggaggcccgacacgttga